AAAGAGCTGCTCTAAGCACAATGAAGAGGGCGTGGGGATTGGAAAATAAAGTACAGGTTGTGGATGTCGGAGCAAACCTTTTTCAGTTCAAGTTTCCGATTGAATTTGATTTGGAAAGGGTTTTGAAGAATGGGTCGTGGACTTTCGATAACCAAGCTCTATTACTAGTTCGATGGAGAGTTGGGATGACCGCTAGCAATGTCAAGTTTGAGTCTGCGTCATTTTGGGTGCAAATCTGGGGAGCCCCGTTTGACATGGTCTCTCCAAAAGTAGCAAAGGAAATAGGGAGTCGGttgggagttgttgaagaagTGGAGAAGAGGCTGAAACATGATACTCCAGGCATGTTTATGAGAGTAAAGGCGGCGCTGCCTATATCAAAACCGCTTCGGAGAGGGGTGTTTGTTGCTGGATCAAATGGACAGAGGACATGGGTTTCATTTAGGTACGAAAGGCTTGCTCTGTTTTGCCATCACTGTGGTTTGCTTGGCCACGACCTCAAGCATTGTGCTCCACACTTCGCGATAACAAAGGGAGGTAGAGAAGTTCCTTGCCAGTATGGGGAATGGCTGAAGGCCTCAGGGAGTTGTGGTCGGTCTCCAAATCGGCGAGACCAAGGTCGTGAGGCAGATGACATAGGGAACACTGAGAGGAGAACAATGTAGCAACATCAGAATGAGTTGTTTGGGATGGCAAACGATGGCAGCAGGGATGAGTCAGAGATCAGGGATGAAGGAGATATGCGCTTTAATGAGGCTAACGTGAATCAGGGGTCTGGTCCGGAAGTATCGCTGGCGTATCCTGTGAATCAGGCAGTGCAGAGTACGAACAAAGATGTGATGGAGAAGAACACGTCGGATGGTTTGGTTGGGCCAGACTTGGATAGGCTGAAAGCATCAGATGGGCCTATAGATGAAAGTGGGAAAAATAAGTCTCAAGGAGTTGAGAAGCAACGGACATGGACCAGGCGAGCCCGCATGGATTATGGGCCTATGGAGAACTTAAAGGAGAATGCAAAGCTAACTCTGGGCAAACGAATGAACACAACACAGCAGCAGGCGGGAGGTGATAGTCCGGAAGAGCAAACAggtaagaaattaaaaactgatATTGCTCCACATTCAACTGAAGCGGCGGGGGTGTCAGAACACCTCTGCCGAGCGCAATGAGGTTTTTAAGTTGGAATTtccaagggcttgggaacctttGGACAGTTCGAAGCCTTCATGATATGGTGAGGGATCAAGCTCCCACTGTTTGCTTTCTTATGGAAACTAGACTTGACAAAGAAAGGTTTATGCATCATTGTAGAGAGTTAGCTTATCCAAATAAATTGATCGTTAAAAAACCTGATTCTGGTGGTGGGTTAGCATTAGTTTGGAAAGAAGAGACTAGGCTAGAGGTGATAAATTACACTGATAATCATGTTCTAGCAAAAGTAGTGGAGGATAATGGCTTCCAATGGTTTTTAACGGGGTTTTATGGCTGGCCGGAAGCAAATAAAAAACGTAAGTCATGGGCACTTTTAAGAcacatttcttcttttgttgatGGCCCGTGGTGTTGTGTTGGTGATTTTAACGCGTTCTTACACGCTTCTGAAAAACTTAGCACCCACCCACCATCGGTTAAACAGATGGAAGAGTTTGGGGCTGCCTTGGAAGAGTGTAATTTGATTGACTTGGGTTTTTGTGGTTATAAATTCACTTGGAATAACAAACGGCCTGGTGCAGCAAATACTAGAGAAAGGCTTGATAGAGCAGTCGCAAACAAGGAGTGGCGTGATATGTTTCCGGTAAGCTGTGTGTCTCATATTTTTTCACATGCTTCGGATCATATGCCGCTAATTTTACAGACAGGAACGGATAATAATTTCCATGGTAGAATAGCTAGAGGCTTTAAATTTGAAGAACGGTGGCTTTTAGAGGAGGATTGTGGAAATGTGGTTGATGAAGCGTGGGCTCAGATGGGTGGGGCCGGTTCTCCTATGGCCACTGTTAGTGCTAAAATTACTCACTGTGGGGCTGTTTTAGATGCGTGGGGGTCGTCGAGGACAAAGCCTGAGGTGGCGGaaataaaaagattgaaaaaagtGCTTGAAAGGCTTCATAATGGCGTTCAAAACGAAGTGACCAGGTTTGAGTTTTTGGCAGCCAGTAAACAGCTCGATGATCTTTTGCTTAAGCAAGAGCTTTATTGGGCTCAACGGTCCCGGCTGGCTTGGTTGAAGTCTGGggacaaaaacacaaaattttttcactctaaGGCCTCGCAACGATGTCGTAGAAATTTCATACAGGGGATAAAAAATTCTGAGGGGGTGTGGGTTGATAGGATTGAGGATGTGGCTGGGGTGGCAGtccaatattttgaaaatttgttttcgGCTGGGGAAAGTCATAGAGTGGAGGAATGTCTTAATGCAGTTAATCACAAGATGTCTCCTAATATGCTAAATATTTTATCAGGAGAGTTTAGTGCCGATGAGGTGAAGACGGCGCTATTTCAGATGGGCCCGACTAAAGCTCCTGGACCGGACGGTATGAATGCTCTCTTctatcaaaaattttggcatattgtaGGCTATGATGTAACTAATGCTGTGTTAGATTTTCTGAACTTTGGTTTTATGATGCCTGAATTAAATTATACCCATATTGTTCTCATTCCTAAAGTAAAGTACCCAGAAAAAATGTCCGACtttagacctattagtttgtgcaatgttatatataaaataatttctaaagtGTTGGCTAATAGATTAAAGTTGATCTTGCCTCAATTAATCTCTCCCTCTCAGAGCGTTTTTGTGCCGGGTCGATTAATAACTGATAACGTTCTTGTGGCCTATGAAACTTTGCATGCTATGCAT
This genomic stretch from Quercus lobata isolate SW786 chromosome 3, ValleyOak3.0 Primary Assembly, whole genome shotgun sequence harbors:
- the LOC115981231 gene encoding uncharacterized protein LOC115981231 encodes the protein MKRAWGLENKVQVVDVGANLFQFKFPIEFDLERVLKNGSWTFDNQALLLVRWRVGMTASNVKFESASFWVQIWGAPFDMVSPKVAKEIGSRLGVVEEVEKRLKHDTPGMFMRVKAALPISKPLRRGVFVAGSNGQRTWVSFRYERLALFCHHCGLLGHDLKHCAPHFAITKGGREVPCQYGEWLKASGSCGRSPNRRDQGREADDIGNTERRTM